In Nitrospirota bacterium, the genomic stretch GATTCAATAAAGAGAATCGGAGATGAGGTTGAAGGGCCTATAATATGCAGCCTTGCGCGGGCAAAAGAGGAAGACATAAAGAGGGCATGGGAAGCATTAAGGGATGCCCGCAAAAAGAGAATTCATACATTTCATTCCACCTCGGACATACACCTTAAATACCAGTTCAAAGTAAGCCGTGAAGAGGCATTAAAGAGGTCTGTTGAAATGGTAAAACTTGCACGGAGTTTCGTTGATGATGTTGAATTTTCGCCGATGGACGCCACAAGAACTGATGTGAGTTATCTCCTTGATGTAGTTGATGCTGTTGTAGATGCCGGCGCAAAAACAGTAAACATCCCTGATACCGTAGGATATGCGATGCCTGATGAATTCGGGAAAATGATAAAGGTAATAAAAGACAGGATTGGAGACAGGGCTGTAATATCCGTCCATTGCCACAATGACCTCGGACTTGCTGTTGCAAACTCCCTTTCTGCGATAATCAACGGCGCAGGACAGGTTGAATGCACAATCAATGGAATCGGAGAGCGTGCCGGAAACTGTTCCATGGAAGAAGTTGTAATGTCACTAAGGACACGCAGGGACTTTTTTAATGCAGAGACGAATATAAATACCGAAGAGATAATCCGATCAAGCAGGCTTGTGACAAAGATAACAGGCATACCTGTACAGCCGAATAAGGCGATAGTAGGAGCAAATGCCTTTGCCCATGAATCGGGGATACATCAAGACGGGCTTCTAAAGGAGAAAACGACATACGAGATAATGAGGCCTGAGAGCATCGGGCTTCAGAGCACAAAACTCGTTCTCGGCAAACACTCGGGAAGACATGCGTTTAAAACAAGATTAAAAGAACTCGGGTATGACCTGACGCCTGAAGAAATCGAAAGCGCATTCGTAAAACTAAAGCATCTTGCTGACCAGAAAAAACATATCTTTGATGAAGACATAGAGGCCCTTGTATCAGAAGAGGTATCAAAGACACCTGAAATATATCAGCTTGCCGGACTTTCCGTTTCAAGCGGGATGAAAAAAGAGCCGAAGGCAGCAATCAGGATGAAGGTTAAAGGCAAGGTTGTAAGGAAAACAGCGACAGGCGACGGCCCTGTAGATGCAACATATAAAGCTATTGCCTCAATAACAAAAACAAAAAGCAGACTCCAGAAATTTGAGGTAAAAGGCATTACCGGAGGGACTGACGCACTCGGAGAGGTTATGGTGTCTCTCGAAGAAAATGGAAAGACCGTCAGAGGCAACGGCGCTGACACAGACATCATAGTAGCAGCGGCAAAGGCTTATATCAACGCCCTGAATAAACTGGTGATGAGGAAGAAATAGTTATCGTAATGTTAACCTAATAACATACATTTATTATGAAAATTCTTCTTGTCTATCCAAAATATCCTGATACCTTCTGGGGCTTTAAATACGCTCTGAAATTCATTTCCAAAAAGGCAAGCCTCCCGCCTTTGGGACTGCTGACCATAGCTTCGATGCTTCCTGCAGAATGGGAGAAAAGGCTTGTTGATATAAATGTTAACCCTCTGAAGGATAAAGACCTCTTATGGGCTGATTATGTTTTTATCAGCGCCATGTCAATTCAGAAAGAGTCAGTAAAAACAGTAATCAGCAGGTGCAAGGCTCTCGGAGTCAAGATTGTTGCAGGCGGGCCGTTGTTCACATCCATCCCTGAAGAGTTTGAAAGGGATGTAGCCCATCTTGTGCTCAATGAGGCTGAGATTACCCTTCCGCCTTTCCTTGATGATTTGAAAAATGGACGACTCAAGCATCTTTACACATCGCATCAACGTGCAAACATGAGAGATACTCCATTCCCGCTATGGGAGCTTGCAGATTTAAAAAAATATGCATCAATGAACATCCAGTATTCAAGGGGATGCCCGTTTGATTGCGAATTCTGCAATATCACTGTGCTGTATGGGCGCGTGCCGCGGACCAAAGAAAAAGAACAGGTAGTGGCAGAGATGGAAAACCTCTACCTGCGCGGATGGAAGGGCGGTTTATTCTTTGTTGATGACAACTTTATCGGCAATAAGGTGAAGTTAAAAAAGGAAGTCCTTCCTGCAATCATCGAATGGATGGAAAAAAGAAACCGCCCGTTCACACTTTC encodes the following:
- a CDS encoding 2-isopropylmalate synthase — translated: MRTVKIFDTTLRDGEQSPGASMNVDEKIQVAKQLARLGVDIIEAGFAISSQGDFDSIKRIGDEVEGPIICSLARAKEEDIKRAWEALRDARKKRIHTFHSTSDIHLKYQFKVSREEALKRSVEMVKLARSFVDDVEFSPMDATRTDVSYLLDVVDAVVDAGAKTVNIPDTVGYAMPDEFGKMIKVIKDRIGDRAVISVHCHNDLGLAVANSLSAIINGAGQVECTINGIGERAGNCSMEEVVMSLRTRRDFFNAETNINTEEIIRSSRLVTKITGIPVQPNKAIVGANAFAHESGIHQDGLLKEKTTYEIMRPESIGLQSTKLVLGKHSGRHAFKTRLKELGYDLTPEEIESAFVKLKHLADQKKHIFDEDIEALVSEEVSKTPEIYQLAGLSVSSGMKKEPKAAIRMKVKGKVVRKTATGDGPVDATYKAIASITKTKSRLQKFEVKGITGGTDALGEVMVSLEENGKTVRGNGADTDIIVAAAKAYINALNKLVMRKK
- a CDS encoding B12-binding domain-containing radical SAM protein, producing MKILLVYPKYPDTFWGFKYALKFISKKASLPPLGLLTIASMLPAEWEKRLVDINVNPLKDKDLLWADYVFISAMSIQKESVKTVISRCKALGVKIVAGGPLFTSIPEEFERDVAHLVLNEAEITLPPFLDDLKNGRLKHLYTSHQRANMRDTPFPLWELADLKKYASMNIQYSRGCPFDCEFCNITVLYGRVPRTKEKEQVVAEMENLYLRGWKGGLFFVDDNFIGNKVKLKKEVLPAIIEWMEKRNRPFTLSTEVSINLSDDEELIHMLVKAGFNTVFIGIETPNEESLAECSKIQNKNRDLIACVKKIQRSGLEVQAGFIVGFDKDPASIFERLIVFIQESGIATAMVGLLNAPHGTKLYHRLKKEGRLLSAASGDNTDFSINFKPKMNHETLISGYRKVVHTIYSPKYYYARVKKFLKEYKPMQAKTFHFRFSHLEAGFKSIFRLGIIGKERIYYWKLFFWSLFRRPRLFPLAITLTIYGFHFRKIFKRRLPGLQ